The proteins below are encoded in one region of Micromonospora pisi:
- the atpA gene encoding F0F1 ATP synthase subunit alpha yields the protein MAELTISSEEIRGALERYVSSYSPDISREEVGTVADAGDGIAHVEGLPSTMANELLEFEDGTLGVALNLDVREIGTVVLGDYAGIEEGQRVKRTGRVLSVPVGDAFLGRVVNALGDPIDGLGEIANEGYRELELQAPNVMARQGVTEALQTGIKAIDAMTAIGRGQRQLIIGDRKTGKTTVAIDTILNQRDNWRSGDPAKQVRCIYVAIGQKASTIASVKGLLEEQGAMEYTTIVASPASDPAGFKYIAPYAGSSIGQHWMYGGKHVLIVFDDLTKQAEAYRAVSLLLRRPPGREAYPGDVFYLHSRLLERCAKLSDELGGGSMTGLPIIETKGNDISAFIPTNVISITDGQIFLEGELFNQGVRPAINVGTSVSRVGGAAQVKPMKKVAGRLRLDLAQYRELEAFAAFASDLDRASRNQLERGARLVELLKQPNYSPFAVEQQVVSVWAGTEGKLDDIAVPDVRRFENEFLDFLGRNYAPTMQSIAANNWNDDITTALDEAIGRFKQQFLGNQDEVKVNDPAAAPLEGDENRETVTRYRDGGTDQPAEK from the coding sequence ATGGCCGAGCTGACCATCTCGTCGGAGGAGATCCGCGGCGCCCTGGAGCGCTACGTCTCCTCCTATTCGCCCGACATCTCCCGCGAGGAGGTCGGCACCGTCGCCGACGCCGGTGACGGCATCGCGCACGTCGAGGGACTCCCCTCGACGATGGCCAACGAGCTGCTGGAGTTCGAGGACGGCACGCTCGGTGTGGCGCTGAACCTCGACGTCCGCGAGATCGGCACCGTGGTGCTCGGCGACTACGCCGGCATCGAGGAGGGGCAGCGCGTCAAGCGCACCGGCCGGGTGCTCTCGGTCCCGGTCGGCGACGCCTTCCTTGGTCGTGTGGTCAACGCACTCGGTGACCCGATCGACGGCCTCGGCGAGATCGCCAACGAGGGCTACCGTGAGCTGGAGCTGCAGGCCCCGAACGTGATGGCCCGTCAGGGTGTCACCGAGGCGCTGCAGACCGGCATCAAGGCCATCGACGCGATGACCGCGATCGGCCGGGGTCAGCGTCAGCTGATCATCGGTGACCGGAAGACCGGCAAGACCACGGTCGCCATCGACACGATCCTCAACCAGCGGGACAACTGGCGGTCGGGCGACCCGGCCAAGCAGGTCCGCTGCATCTACGTGGCGATCGGCCAGAAGGCCTCCACCATCGCCTCGGTGAAGGGCCTGCTCGAGGAGCAGGGCGCGATGGAGTACACCACCATCGTCGCCTCGCCCGCCTCGGACCCGGCCGGCTTCAAGTACATCGCTCCGTACGCCGGCTCCTCCATCGGGCAGCACTGGATGTACGGCGGCAAGCACGTCCTGATCGTCTTCGACGACCTGACCAAGCAGGCCGAGGCGTACCGCGCCGTGTCGCTGCTGCTGCGTCGCCCGCCGGGCCGCGAGGCCTACCCGGGTGACGTCTTCTACCTCCACTCCCGCCTGCTGGAGCGCTGCGCCAAGCTCTCCGACGAGCTGGGTGGTGGTTCGATGACCGGTCTGCCGATCATCGAGACCAAGGGCAACGACATCTCGGCGTTCATCCCGACCAACGTCATCTCCATCACCGACGGGCAGATCTTCCTCGAGGGTGAGCTGTTCAACCAGGGTGTCCGCCCGGCGATCAACGTCGGTACCTCGGTCTCCCGGGTCGGTGGCGCGGCGCAGGTCAAGCCGATGAAGAAGGTCGCCGGCCGGCTCCGGCTGGACCTGGCCCAGTACCGCGAGCTGGAGGCGTTCGCCGCCTTCGCCTCGGACCTGGACCGGGCCTCCCGTAACCAGCTGGAGCGCGGTGCCCGCCTGGTCGAGCTGCTCAAGCAGCCGAACTACTCGCCGTTCGCGGTCGAGCAGCAGGTGGTCTCGGTCTGGGCCGGCACCGAGGGCAAGCTCGACGACATCGCGGTGCCCGACGTCCGCCGGTTCGAGAACGAGTTCCTCGACTTCCTGGGCCGCAACTACGCGCCGACCATGCAGTCGATCGCCGCCAACAACTGGAACGACGACATCACCACCGCGCTTGACGAGGCCATCGGCCGGTTCAAGCAGCAGTTCCTGGGTAACCAGGACGAGGTGAAGGTCAACGACCCGGCCGCCGCGCCGCTCGAGGGCGACGAGAACCGCGAGACCGTGACCCGGTACCGCGATGGCGGGACCGACCAGCCGGCAGAGAAGTAG
- a CDS encoding F0F1 ATP synthase subunit delta, giving the protein MQAASRESYAAAAERLDAYAQTAQPSAITDTADGILAVADLLRREARLRRALSDPARSGEERGGLLGSLVGDKVTSDAKELLTVLVGGRWSAPSQLLDGTERLGVEALLASADRADDLGEVEDELFRFGQVVGADTALSNALSDPIAPAAQRAELVRTLLSGKAKPSTIRLAEVALAGFGGRSFSNGLTRLVELAADRRDRQVAYVTVAAPLGEDEERRLSTKLTEIYGREVAVKQTVDPHVLGGLSVQVGADLYDGTILRRLTETRNALSKR; this is encoded by the coding sequence ATGCAGGCCGCCAGCCGGGAGTCGTACGCCGCCGCGGCGGAACGTCTGGACGCGTACGCCCAGACCGCCCAGCCGTCGGCGATCACCGACACCGCCGACGGGATCCTCGCCGTGGCCGATCTGCTGCGCCGTGAGGCGCGGCTGCGGCGGGCCCTGTCCGACCCGGCCCGTTCCGGCGAGGAGCGGGGCGGCCTGCTGGGCAGCCTGGTCGGCGACAAGGTCACCTCGGACGCCAAGGAGCTGCTCACCGTACTGGTGGGCGGCCGTTGGTCGGCACCGTCGCAACTGCTGGACGGGACCGAGCGGCTCGGGGTCGAGGCGCTGCTCGCCAGTGCCGACCGGGCCGACGACCTCGGTGAGGTCGAGGACGAGCTGTTCCGCTTCGGTCAGGTGGTCGGGGCGGACACCGCTCTGAGCAACGCCCTCTCCGACCCGATCGCGCCGGCTGCACAGCGGGCCGAACTGGTCCGGACGCTGCTCTCCGGCAAGGCCAAGCCGTCGACCATCCGCCTCGCTGAGGTGGCCCTGGCCGGGTTCGGCGGACGGTCCTTCTCCAACGGGCTCACCCGCCTGGTGGAACTGGCCGCCGACCGCCGCGACCGGCAGGTGGCCTACGTGACCGTCGCGGCGCCCCTCGGTGAGGATGAGGAGCGCCGGCTGAGCACCAAGCTGACCGAGATCTACGGTCGGGAGGTCGCCGTCAAGCAGACGGTCGACCCGCACGTGCTCGGCGGGCTGAGCGTCCAGGTCGGTGCCGATCTCTACGACGGCACCATCCTGCGCCGACTCACCGAAACCCGTAACGCGCTCAGCAAGCGCTGA
- a CDS encoding F0F1 ATP synthase subunit B, translated as MYSLAAEGATEHNPILPLWQEIVVGSVAFAILCFVLMKFVFPRMEQTFQARVDAIEGGIKRAEVAQAEANQLLEQYRAQLAEARTDAAKIRDDARADAEGIRQDVLAKAREESDRIIALGKEQLAAERQTIVRELRAEVGTLAVDLASKIVGESLADEARQKGTVERFLTGLESAGAR; from the coding sequence ATGTATTCACTCGCTGCTGAAGGCGCGACAGAGCACAACCCGATCCTGCCGCTCTGGCAGGAGATCGTGGTTGGATCGGTCGCCTTCGCGATCCTCTGCTTCGTGCTGATGAAGTTCGTCTTCCCACGCATGGAGCAGACCTTCCAGGCGCGGGTCGACGCGATCGAGGGTGGCATCAAGCGGGCCGAGGTCGCGCAGGCCGAGGCGAACCAGCTGCTCGAGCAGTACCGGGCCCAGTTGGCGGAGGCGCGTACCGACGCCGCCAAGATCCGTGACGACGCGCGGGCCGACGCCGAGGGCATCCGACAGGACGTCCTGGCCAAGGCGCGCGAGGAGTCCGACCGGATCATCGCGCTCGGCAAGGAACAGCTCGCCGCCGAGCGGCAGACCATCGTGCGCGAACTGCGCGCGGAGGTCGGCACGCTCGCCGTCGACCTGGCTAGCAAGATCGTCGGTGAGTCGCTGGCCGACGAGGCGCGCCAGAAGGGCACGGTCGAGCGGTTCCTGACCGGCCTCGAGAGCGCGGGGGCCCGCTGA
- a CDS encoding ATP synthase F0 subunit C yields the protein MDIAAVEGSVAAIGYGLAAIGPGIGVGLVFAAYINSTARQPESSRITLPYVWIGFAVIEALALLGIAFGFIWQGQL from the coding sequence ATGGACATCGCCGCAGTAGAGGGCAGCGTCGCCGCCATCGGTTACGGCCTTGCCGCCATCGGCCCGGGTATCGGCGTCGGCCTGGTCTTCGCCGCGTACATCAACTCGACCGCGCGTCAGCCTGAGTCGTCCCGGATCACCCTGCCCTACGTCTGGATCGGCTTCGCCGTGATCGAGGCGCTCGCCCTGCTCGGCATCGCGTTCGGCTTCATCTGGCAGGGACAGCTCTAG
- the atpB gene encoding F0F1 ATP synthase subunit A, giving the protein MIGQTVVLAEGDSPFPPSVGDFFLPSIAPWGEHSLWVTKITLLVWLAAGLLILFFLLSYRNPQLVPTKKQWFAESIYGFVRNNIAVEMIGHRGVAFAPYFTTLFCFILLTNLFSIVPLIQISPNSHIAFPAIFAAISYVMFIWVGIRHHGAAKFFKHSLIPPAPWYILPLLIPIEFFSTFLVRPFSLAVRLFANMFAGHMLLLVFTLGGFAMLNATPLLAPVSVLSWVMTVALTFLEGLVIVLQAYVFVVLTASYVQGAVAEEH; this is encoded by the coding sequence GTGATCGGACAAACGGTCGTCCTCGCGGAGGGCGATTCCCCGTTTCCACCCAGCGTGGGGGACTTCTTCCTGCCCAGCATCGCCCCCTGGGGCGAACATTCGCTCTGGGTCACCAAGATCACCCTGCTGGTCTGGCTCGCGGCCGGATTGCTCATCCTCTTCTTCCTGTTGAGCTACCGGAACCCGCAGCTGGTGCCGACCAAGAAGCAGTGGTTCGCTGAGTCGATCTACGGCTTCGTTCGCAACAACATCGCCGTGGAGATGATCGGGCACCGCGGAGTCGCCTTCGCGCCGTACTTCACCACGCTCTTCTGCTTCATCCTGCTGACGAACCTGTTCAGCATCGTTCCGTTGATCCAGATCTCGCCGAACTCGCACATCGCCTTCCCGGCGATCTTCGCGGCGATCAGCTACGTGATGTTCATCTGGGTGGGCATCCGGCACCACGGGGCGGCGAAGTTCTTCAAGCACTCGCTGATCCCGCCGGCGCCGTGGTACATCCTGCCGCTGCTGATTCCGATCGAGTTCTTCTCGACGTTCCTGGTTCGCCCGTTCTCACTGGCCGTGCGTCTGTTCGCGAACATGTTCGCCGGCCACATGCTCCTGCTGGTCTTCACCCTCGGCGGATTCGCGATGCTCAACGCGACCCCGCTGCTGGCCCCGGTCTCGGTGCTCTCCTGGGTGATGACCGTCGCGCTGACCTTCCTCGAAGGACTGGTCATCGTCCTGCAGGCATACGTCTTCGTCGTGCTGACCGCCAGCTACGTCCAGGGCGCTGTCGCCGAAGAGCACTGA
- a CDS encoding AtpZ/AtpI family protein, with protein sequence MAGDQTPHSPDGTGDYPPPNAGQGWTALAYLIAGMLVWGLIGWLVDRWLETDGVAIGIGVVLGAAGGIYLVIRRLGAPPN encoded by the coding sequence ATGGCCGGTGACCAAACCCCCCACTCCCCTGACGGCACGGGCGACTATCCGCCGCCCAACGCCGGACAGGGATGGACCGCGCTCGCATACCTGATCGCAGGGATGTTGGTGTGGGGCCTCATCGGCTGGCTGGTCGACCGATGGCTCGAAACCGATGGCGTCGCCATCGGGATCGGGGTAGTGCTCGGCGCGGCCGGGGGGATCTACCTGGTCATCCGCCGGCTCGGCGCGCCGCCTAACTAG
- the glyA gene encoding serine hydroxymethyltransferase, which yields MSTFFGPDFDELAATDPEIAGVVLGELDRLRGGLQLIASENLTSPAVLAALGSTLTNKYAEGYPGRRYYGGCAEVDRAEEIGISRARELFGAEHANLQPHSGASANLAAYAALVQPGDTVLAMELPHGGHLTHGSRVNFSGKWFAPVGYTVRRDTELIDYDEVRDLAIAHRPKLIICGATAYPRLIDFARFREIADEVGAYLMVDAAHFIGLVAGGAIPSPVPHADVVCFTTHKVLRGPRGGMILCRESLADRIDKAVFPFTQGGPLMHAVAAKAVALREAAQPDFKAYATQVVRNAQALADGLAAEGMRPVSGGTDTHLALVDLRELDVTGRDAEERADRATITLNKNAIPYDPRKPAVASGIRVGTPSVTTQGMREGEMRQIATLISRAIRTDPAAAGGADTLTEVARDVADLVASFPAYPRG from the coding sequence ATGAGCACGTTCTTTGGGCCCGACTTCGATGAGTTGGCGGCCACCGACCCGGAAATCGCGGGCGTGGTCCTGGGCGAGCTGGACCGGCTGCGGGGCGGGCTGCAACTGATCGCCAGCGAGAACCTGACCTCGCCGGCGGTGCTGGCCGCGCTCGGTTCGACGCTGACCAACAAGTACGCCGAGGGTTATCCGGGCCGGCGCTACTACGGCGGCTGCGCCGAGGTGGACCGGGCCGAGGAGATCGGAATCTCCCGGGCCAGGGAGCTGTTCGGCGCCGAGCACGCCAACCTGCAACCGCACTCCGGGGCGAGCGCGAACCTGGCCGCGTACGCGGCGCTGGTGCAGCCGGGTGACACGGTGCTGGCGATGGAGCTGCCGCACGGCGGTCACCTGACCCACGGCAGCCGGGTCAACTTCTCCGGCAAGTGGTTCGCGCCGGTCGGATACACCGTGCGCCGGGACACCGAGCTGATCGACTATGACGAGGTTCGCGACCTGGCGATCGCGCACCGACCGAAGCTGATCATTTGTGGCGCCACCGCGTACCCCCGTCTGATCGACTTCGCCCGGTTCCGGGAGATCGCCGACGAGGTCGGGGCGTACCTGATGGTGGACGCCGCGCATTTCATCGGGCTGGTCGCCGGTGGGGCGATCCCGTCGCCGGTGCCGCACGCGGACGTGGTCTGCTTCACCACCCACAAGGTGCTCCGGGGGCCACGCGGCGGAATGATCCTCTGTCGGGAGTCGCTCGCCGACCGGATCGACAAGGCGGTCTTCCCGTTCACCCAGGGCGGGCCGTTGATGCACGCCGTCGCGGCCAAGGCGGTCGCGTTGCGCGAGGCCGCGCAACCTGACTTCAAGGCGTACGCGACCCAGGTGGTCCGGAACGCGCAGGCGTTGGCCGACGGGTTGGCGGCGGAGGGGATGCGTCCCGTCTCCGGGGGCACCGACACCCACCTGGCCCTGGTCGACCTGCGTGAGCTGGACGTCACCGGGCGGGACGCGGAGGAGCGGGCGGACCGGGCGACGATCACGCTGAACAAGAACGCGATTCCGTACGACCCACGTAAGCCGGCGGTCGCCTCCGGGATCCGGGTCGGCACGCCGAGCGTCACCACACAGGGCATGCGAGAGGGCGAGATGCGGCAGATCGCGACACTGATCTCCCGGGCGATCCGGACCGACCCGGCCGCCGCGGGTGGCGCCGACACACTGACCGAGGTCGCCCGCGATGTCGCGGACCTGGTCGCGAGCTTTCCGGCGTACCCCCGTGGCTGA
- a CDS encoding phosphotyrosine protein phosphatase encodes MPPFTVLHVCMGNICRSPMAERLLTFAIRERLARHADGTPVDQALADQLLHSHSAGTGGWHAGEEMNPPAARQVLLRGGAVEGFAARKLRSDQIDAADLVLTATADQQEYVVALRPDAAARTFVLGEFGRLLATVDLSRLPAAAATPEAVYARGVELVAAVDAARQGSEPLPTDDLDDPWGRGDQSFRRVADEIEETVEPLAATLLP; translated from the coding sequence GTGCCGCCGTTCACCGTCCTGCACGTCTGCATGGGCAACATCTGCCGCTCGCCGATGGCCGAACGGCTGCTCACCTTCGCGATCCGCGAACGGCTCGCCCGGCACGCGGACGGTACGCCGGTCGACCAGGCGCTCGCCGACCAGTTGCTGCACAGTCACAGCGCCGGCACCGGTGGCTGGCACGCGGGGGAGGAGATGAACCCGCCGGCCGCCCGTCAGGTCCTGCTGCGTGGCGGTGCCGTCGAGGGTTTCGCCGCCCGCAAGCTCCGGTCGGACCAGATCGACGCCGCCGACCTGGTGCTGACCGCCACCGCCGACCAGCAGGAGTACGTCGTGGCGCTCCGCCCGGACGCGGCCGCCCGTACCTTCGTGCTCGGTGAGTTCGGCCGGCTGCTCGCCACCGTCGACCTCTCCCGGCTGCCGGCCGCGGCGGCCACCCCCGAGGCGGTCTACGCCCGTGGGGTCGAGCTGGTGGCGGCGGTCGACGCGGCCCGGCAGGGCAGCGAGCCGTTGCCGACGGACGACCTCGATGATCCGTGGGGGCGGGGCGACCAGTCGTTCCGCCGGGTCGCCGACGAGATCGAAGAGACGGTGGAACCGCTCGCCGCCACGCTGCTGCCCTGA
- a CDS encoding L-threonylcarbamoyladenylate synthase, whose translation MLYDCRSLAERDRGIAAAIEAVKNGELIVLPTDTVYGVGADAFTPYAVTAMLNAKGRGRNVPSPVLVGSRHTLDGLVFTLPQAARDLVAAFWPGALTIIVEHSPSLQWDLGDTSGTVAVRMPLHPVALEVLRETGPMAVSSANKHGQPAAVTAEEARDQLGYAVRAYLEAGPCPDPVPSTIVDLTGSVPRVVREGAIPLEKLRDVVPDLQAQGG comes from the coding sequence ATGCTCTACGACTGCCGGTCCCTCGCCGAACGCGACCGTGGGATCGCCGCCGCGATCGAGGCGGTCAAGAACGGTGAACTGATCGTCCTGCCGACCGACACGGTCTACGGGGTCGGCGCCGACGCGTTCACGCCCTACGCCGTCACCGCGATGCTGAACGCCAAGGGGCGGGGCCGCAACGTCCCCTCGCCGGTCCTGGTCGGCTCCCGGCACACCCTGGACGGGCTGGTCTTCACCCTGCCGCAGGCTGCCCGTGACCTGGTCGCGGCCTTCTGGCCGGGCGCCCTGACGATCATCGTCGAACATTCGCCGAGCCTCCAGTGGGACCTCGGCGACACCTCCGGCACCGTCGCCGTACGGATGCCGCTGCACCCGGTGGCGCTGGAGGTGCTCCGGGAGACCGGCCCGATGGCGGTCTCCTCGGCGAACAAGCACGGACAGCCGGCGGCGGTCACCGCCGAGGAGGCCCGCGACCAGCTCGGTTACGCGGTCCGGGCCTACCTGGAGGCCGGGCCCTGCCCGGACCCGGTGCCGAGCACCATCGTCGACCTCACCGGCTCGGTGCCCCGGGTGGTGCGGGAGGGGGCGATCCCGTTGGAGAAGCTCCGCGACGTCGTGCCCGATCTTCAGGCCCAGGGGGGCTGA
- the prmC gene encoding peptide chain release factor N(5)-glutamine methyltransferase has translation MTDFLQQPAEGSERLRPPVAVADAAGVLSAAGIGPARVEAELLAAYVLDTSRGRLALTARFTPAQLERFQALVARRAGREPLQHLLGSAPFRYLELAVGPGVFIPRPETELLAGVGVDAAKRIAGEAGGTGGAGDPVVVDLCSGSGAIALSVADEVPGARVVAVERSTEALVWLRRNAAERAAAGDRPIEVVAGDVTDPGLLAELAGRVDVLLCNPPYVPEAIAVPPEVADHDPAEAVFGGADGLAVIRPVLDRAAALLRPGGLLGIEHDDTHAEAVPALLRAYGAFEEVRDHPDLAGRPRFVTARRSVGTRADEAAPAWQTGSS, from the coding sequence GTGACAGATTTCCTACAGCAGCCCGCCGAAGGGTCAGAACGGTTGCGGCCGCCGGTCGCCGTCGCCGACGCGGCCGGGGTGCTGAGCGCGGCCGGGATCGGGCCGGCACGGGTGGAGGCCGAACTGCTGGCCGCGTACGTGCTGGACACCTCGCGGGGAAGGCTGGCGCTGACCGCCCGGTTCACCCCCGCCCAACTGGAGCGGTTCCAGGCGTTGGTCGCCCGTCGGGCCGGCCGTGAACCGTTGCAGCACCTGCTCGGATCGGCGCCATTTCGTTATCTGGAACTGGCGGTCGGGCCCGGTGTCTTCATCCCCCGACCGGAGACGGAACTGCTCGCCGGCGTCGGCGTCGACGCGGCGAAGCGGATCGCCGGCGAGGCCGGCGGTACGGGTGGTGCCGGTGATCCGGTGGTGGTCGACCTCTGCAGCGGCAGCGGTGCCATCGCCCTCTCCGTCGCCGACGAGGTGCCGGGCGCCCGGGTGGTGGCGGTCGAGCGGTCCACCGAGGCGCTGGTCTGGCTGCGGCGCAACGCGGCCGAGCGGGCCGCCGCCGGGGACCGGCCGATCGAGGTGGTGGCCGGCGACGTGACCGATCCGGGGCTGCTCGCCGAGTTGGCCGGGCGGGTGGACGTACTGCTCTGCAATCCGCCGTACGTGCCGGAGGCGATCGCCGTACCCCCGGAGGTGGCCGACCACGACCCGGCGGAGGCGGTCTTCGGTGGCGCCGACGGCCTGGCGGTGATCCGCCCGGTGCTGGACCGGGCCGCCGCCCTGCTGCGCCCCGGTGGGCTGCTCGGCATCGAGCACGATGACACCCACGCCGAGGCGGTGCCGGCGTTGCTCCGTGCGTACGGGGCCTTCGAGGAGGTACGGGATCATCCCGACCTGGCTGGTCGGCCCCGGTTCGTCACCGCACGCCGTTCCGTCGGCACCCGTGCCGACGAAGCCGCTCCGGCGTGGCAGACTGGCTCCTCGTGA
- a CDS encoding GGDEF domain-containing protein, translated as MSWLDQVKDQAEVLMHARSLMEAGRSAAACQTFEQVIDTTDDPYSRADALVQRLSALINLGRTAEYTTAVERAFEAARDLTEPYLHGHLHALAALAAHDHGALDRCVTHLVRSAQALTAVEDPDRETAWGWHDLAMAYSYLSFHGYALAAIERARQLGAAAGIPDETFAAPGIRLRNAVTLDHHGDSDGCLRVLRDIGGDLERFISVGGGERLRPSSLCAYGYAVARRAALGEQTELPAGISAAALLGQGGDGARARDMRQLGEACLAIAAGRPIEAMTRLERLTVAAETLGAAEHARLRSLAYSRAGDHPAAHRADRFAFRLAAQRNDRLRDVYVDGIAARIDHEELRREAARYEDEALTDPLTGLPNRRRLERYVAAMVGRGERAVIGVCDLDGFKAVNTAHGHHSGDLVLQRIAGVINRVMRRGDFVARFGGDEFVVVLPSAGMAEAAEVGRRISAAVQAEDWASLVPGTPVGVSVGFAEVSGTAAGLREALGTAFRVADREMLRAKSRPRATLS; from the coding sequence GTGAGCTGGCTCGACCAGGTCAAAGACCAGGCCGAGGTCCTCATGCACGCCCGCAGCCTGATGGAGGCTGGCCGGTCGGCGGCGGCGTGTCAGACCTTCGAGCAGGTGATCGACACCACCGACGACCCGTACTCGCGCGCCGACGCGCTGGTCCAACGCCTCTCCGCGCTGATCAACCTGGGCCGCACCGCCGAATACACCACCGCGGTCGAACGGGCCTTCGAAGCCGCCCGTGACCTGACCGAGCCGTACCTGCACGGGCACCTGCACGCGCTGGCCGCGCTCGCCGCCCACGACCACGGCGCGCTCGACCGGTGCGTCACCCACCTGGTACGCAGCGCCCAGGCACTGACCGCGGTGGAGGACCCGGACCGGGAGACCGCGTGGGGCTGGCACGACCTGGCGATGGCCTACTCCTACCTCAGCTTCCACGGTTACGCGCTGGCCGCGATCGAACGCGCCCGTCAACTCGGCGCCGCCGCCGGGATACCGGACGAGACCTTCGCCGCCCCCGGGATCAGGCTGCGCAACGCGGTCACCCTCGACCATCACGGCGACAGCGACGGCTGCCTGCGGGTGCTCCGCGACATCGGCGGCGACCTGGAGCGGTTCATCTCCGTCGGTGGCGGCGAGCGGCTCCGGCCGAGCAGCCTCTGCGCGTACGGCTACGCGGTCGCCCGGCGGGCCGCGCTCGGCGAGCAGACCGAACTGCCGGCCGGGATCTCCGCCGCCGCTCTGCTCGGCCAGGGCGGGGACGGCGCCCGCGCCAGGGACATGCGGCAGCTCGGCGAGGCATGTCTGGCGATCGCGGCCGGGCGTCCGATCGAGGCGATGACCCGACTGGAGCGGCTCACCGTCGCGGCCGAGACCCTGGGCGCGGCCGAACACGCCCGGTTGCGGAGCCTGGCGTACAGCAGGGCGGGCGACCATCCGGCCGCGCACCGGGCGGACCGGTTCGCGTTCCGGCTCGCCGCGCAACGCAACGACCGGCTCCGGGACGTGTACGTGGACGGGATCGCGGCCCGGATCGACCACGAGGAACTGCGCCGCGAGGCGGCCCGGTACGAGGACGAGGCCCTCACCGATCCGCTCACTGGCCTGCCGAACCGCCGCCGGCTGGAGCGTTACGTCGCGGCGATGGTCGGGCGGGGCGAGCGGGCGGTGATCGGGGTCTGCGACCTCGACGGGTTCAAGGCGGTCAACACCGCGCACGGCCACCACTCCGGGGACCTGGTGCTGCAACGCATCGCCGGGGTGATCAACCGGGTGATGCGGCGCGGCGATTTCGTGGCCCGCTTCGGCGGCGACGAGTTCGTGGTGGTGCTGCCGAGCGCCGGCATGGCCGAGGCCGCCGAGGTGGGGCGCCGGATCAGCGCAGCGGTGCAGGCCGAGGACTGGGCCTCACTGGTGCCGGGCACGCCGGTCGGGGTCAGTGTCGGCTTCGCCGAGGTGAGCGGCACCGCCGCCGGGCTGCGGGAGGCGCTCGGCACCGCTTTCAGGGTCGCCGACCGGGAGATGCTGCGGGCCAAGAGCCGGCCCCGCGCCACGCTTTCCTGA
- the prfA gene encoding peptide chain release factor 1 has product MSSERLAGLLGEYAELEKRLADPAIHADQAVARRVGRRFAELTPIHKAAGELAQARSDLDAARELAAEDASFAAEAETLADSLPVLEQRLSELLAPRDPHDAKDVILEIKAGEGGDESALFAGDLLRMYTRYAERHGWVTEVLEVQDSDLGGVKDISLAVKTKGVPEGGNGVWSRLKWEGGVHRVQRVPVTESQGRIHTSAAGVLVLPEAEDVDVTIDPNELRIDVFRSSGPGGQSVNTTDSAVRITHLPTGIVVSCQNEKSQLQNREQALRILRARLLAAAQEQADAAASDARRSQVRTVDRSERIRTYNYPQNRITDHRIGYTAYNLDLVLAGDLDAVLGALTEADRAARLAGENELSRR; this is encoded by the coding sequence ATGAGCAGTGAGCGGTTGGCGGGACTCCTCGGCGAGTACGCGGAACTGGAGAAGCGGCTGGCCGATCCGGCCATCCACGCCGACCAGGCTGTCGCCCGGCGGGTCGGGCGCCGGTTCGCGGAACTGACCCCCATCCACAAGGCCGCCGGTGAGCTGGCGCAGGCCCGGTCGGACCTCGACGCCGCCCGGGAACTCGCCGCCGAGGACGCCTCCTTCGCCGCCGAGGCGGAGACGCTGGCCGACTCGCTGCCAGTCCTCGAACAGCGGCTGTCCGAACTGCTCGCCCCGCGTGACCCGCACGACGCCAAGGACGTGATTCTGGAGATCAAGGCGGGTGAGGGCGGGGACGAGTCCGCGCTCTTCGCCGGTGACCTGCTCCGGATGTACACCCGGTACGCCGAGCGGCACGGCTGGGTGACCGAGGTGCTCGAGGTGCAGGACTCCGATCTGGGTGGGGTGAAGGACATCTCGCTCGCGGTCAAGACCAAGGGCGTACCGGAGGGCGGCAACGGGGTCTGGTCCCGGTTGAAGTGGGAGGGCGGCGTACACCGGGTGCAGCGGGTGCCGGTGACCGAGTCCCAGGGGCGGATCCACACCAGTGCCGCCGGCGTCCTGGTGCTGCCCGAGGCGGAGGACGTCGACGTCACCATCGACCCGAACGAGCTGCGCATCGACGTGTTCCGCTCGTCCGGCCCCGGCGGCCAGTCGGTCAACACGACCGACTCGGCGGTGCGGATCACCCACCTGCCGACCGGGATCGTGGTCTCCTGCCAGAACGAGAAGAGCCAGCTGCAGAACCGGGAACAGGCGCTGCGCATCCTGCGTGCCCGACTGCTCGCCGCCGCCCAGGAGCAGGCTGACGCCGCCGCCTCCGACGCCCGCCGTTCGCAGGTGCGTACGGTCGACCGCTCCGAGCGGATCCGAACCTACAACTACCCGCAGAACCGGATCACCGACCACCGGATCGGCTATACCGCCTACAACCTCGACCTGGTGCTCGCCGGCGACCTGGACGCGGTACTCGGCGCGCTCACCGAGGCGGACCGGGCGGCCCGGCTGGCCGGCGAGAACGAGCTCTCCCGGCGCTGA